The genomic region GGTCACGATTGGGGCAAGGGGGGCACGGGTGAATGTGATCACAAGCGTCCGCAGAGTCGTCGCACAGGGGCGCGAGGCACCGGTCCGCGCGCGAGGTCAAGGCCAACTCGGGGGTTCTTGGCAACGGGCATGTAATGATCTGCTGGTGTTTCGCGGCATTTGATGCTGTTTGCCGGAAATTTCCCTCATTCGCACTGCGTACGCTGTCGCGTGTGCACGAGGACCACCTCCGGGGATGCGGCCGGAAGCCTCTGGTGTCCGACCAGAGGGGCCTAAGGCGGTTGCGGGCATCGCAAGGAGATCCTGCTGAGCAGGCGTCCCGCCTGGCCTAGGAGTTACTGGACTATGAGCGAACACCGGCGCCGGTCGCCCAACTCGGGCGGCGGCGAGCAGCCGCCCGGCCCGCCGAGCGGCCAACGCCCGTACGCCTACGGCACTCCGCCCGATGGCGCGCCGTCGTACGACACCCCCGGTCGCCCGACGCCCCGTCGGGCCGGTGGGCAGTCGGGCAGTCGGGCGACCGCTCAGCAGCCCCGGATGACCCGGGCCGAGATGCGCAAGGCCGCTCAGAAGGGCGGTCGCAAGGGCGACGGCGGTGGCGCCGGCAAGGGCCCCGGCAAGGGCGGGCGCGGCGACGGCGCCAAGCCGCCGGGCAAGAAGCGCTTCATCGACTACCCGCGCTGGGGCAAGAGCGGCGTGCGCCGGTGGCTGCCGTCCTGGAAGCAGCTGCTGACGATCTTCCTGCTCTTCTTCGGCGGCGGCGTGGCGGCGGTCGGCACCGCCTACGCGATGACCTCGGTGCCGCAGCTCAAGGACATCGCCCCGGCCCAGAACAACATCTACTACTGGGCCGACGGCAGCGAGATGACCCGCACCGGCCAGTCCAACAGACAGATCGTCCAGATCGCCGACATCAACAAGTCCGCGCAGGACGCGGTGATCGCCGCCGAGAACGAGACCTTCCGCTCCGACAACGGCATCGACCCCAAGGGCATCGCCCGCGCCGTCTACAACATGGCGTCCGGCCAGGCCACCCAGGGCGGGTCGACGATCACCCAGCAGTACGTGAAGAACGCCTACCTGAGCCAGGACCAGACGGTCACCCGCAAGCTCAAGGAGTTCTTCATCACGCTGAAGCTCAACCAGCAGGTGTCCAAGGACACGATCCTGGAGGGCTACCTCAACACCAGCTGGTTCGGCCGCAACTCCAACGGCATCCAGGCAGCGGCGCACGCCTACTACGGCGTGGAGGCCAAGGACCTGAACCCCTGCCAGAGCGCGATGCTGGCCGGCCTGCTCAAGGGCGCGGGCTACTACGACCCCTCGCTGAGCGCCGCCAACCACACCCGGATGTTCGGCACCCCCAGCGACCCGGCCAGCGGCCGGTGGGAGTGGATCCTGAGCAAGATGGTCAAGATCAAGGCCATCACCCAGGACCAGATGGACCAGTGCACCAAGGCGGGTCTGCCCGAGCCGATCAAGCAGCAGCCCGCGAGCAACCTGAACGGCCAGGTCGGCTACATCGTCGACACGGTCAACAAGTACATCGAGGGCAAGGACCCGTCGATCACCGAGGCCGCCCTCGGGCACGGTGGCTACCGGATCCACACCACCCTGCAGAAGGACAAGGTGGACATGCTCTCCAAGGCCGTCGACGAGATGGCCCAGAAGAACCTGGATCCGGCCAAGCGCCCCAACAACGACAACTTCGTCCAGGTCGGCGCCGCCTCGGTGGTGCCCGGGGACGGCGCGCTGGTGGCCATCTACGGCGGTCCCGGCATCGACAAGGGCCAGTACAGCAACAACGCGGACACCACCGGTGTCCCGGTCGGCTCGACCTTCAAGCCCTACGTGCTGGCCACCGCGATGCAGGACGGCGTGCTGACCCAGACCGGTCCGGACGGCAAGCCGATGCGGATCAACGAGGACAGCCGCTACAACGCCGACGACCTGAGCACCATCCGCAAGCCGGACGGCTCACTGGTCATCGACACCACCACCGGCAAGCCGTTCAAGCAGAAGAACGACGAGAGCGGCCCGCAGGGCTACGTGACCCTGCGCCAGGCCATGATCCAGTCCTTCAACGTGCCCTTCGTCCAGCTCGGCGAGGACGTCGGCGGACCCAACGTGGCCAAGCTGGCCAACCAGATGGGTCTGAGCATGTCGGCCATGCCGACCTCGAACCAGAGCACCGCCGCCTTCGCGATCGGTACCTCCACCCCGAGCGCGATCCAGATGGCCTCCGGCTACTCGGTCTTCGCCGCCCGCGGGCAGCAGGCCCCGATGTACCCGGTGACGAAGGTCGAGTTCAACGGCAAGGCGCTGCCCTCCTTCACCAAGGCGGCCCCGAAGCAGGTGCTCGACCAGGCGGTCGCCGACAACATCACCAGCGTGCTGCAGGACGTGGTGCAGAGCGGTACCGGTACCAAGGCCAAGGCCGTCGGCCGCCCGGTCGCCGGCAAGACCGGTACCACCGACAAGGGCACCTCGGCCTGGTTCGACGGCTACACGCCGCAGTTGGCCACCGCGGTCACCATGTTCCGTGAGGACGCGAGCCACCCCGGCCTGCTCTCACTGATCGGGACCGGTGGCAAGAGCTCCTTCTACGGTGGTGACCTGCCGACCGAGATCTGGGCCAGCTACATGAAGAACGCGGTGGCCGGCATGCCGGTGACGGACTTCCCGACGCCGCAGGCGGTGAACACCGAGGTCGACTCCTCGGGCGCGCCGAGCACCGCCTCGCCGTCGGCCTCGGCCTCGGCCAGCGACTCCGCCTCGGCCACCGCGGCGCCGACCACCCAGGCCCCGACCGCGGCGCCGACCACCCAGGCGCCGACCACCAAGGGCCCGGGCGGCGGCCCGGAGACCTGCCTGCCCGGCGTGGACTGCACGAGCCCCCCGGCGACCTCGACCAAGACGCCAGGCGGCGGCAGCAGCACCGGATCGAGCTGCATCCCGCTGTTCGACTGTCCGTCCGGGACGCCGACACCGACCGCGACCAAGACCAAACCCGGTGGCGGGGGCGGCAGCTCGACGGCGACGCCCACCGGTGCCGGCACGGCGGCGGCGACACCGTAGCGACGAAGGACCCGAGCCCGGCGGCCCCGCACTCCTGCGGGGCCGCCGGTGTTTTCAGGGCTTGGTGTGGACCAGTCCTCGTCCGAGCAGCGCTCGTGCGGCAGTATGTCCGCCATGACGTCGAGTACGCATGACGAGACCGCCGCCGAGGCCGTCCCGGTGGACCAGGCCGAGGAGCCGCTGCCCACCGCCGAAGGCCCGCTGCCCAACACCGTCGTCGTTCCCGCGGACGAGGACCCGGTCGCGGCGGCCGGCAGCGAGCTGATCGGCGGCCCGCCCGGACGCCGCGCCCTGCTCGGCGTCTCCTGGTGGATCCCGGCCCGGTTCCTGGCGCTGGCCACCGTGCTCACCTAC from Kitasatospora azatica KCTC 9699 harbors:
- a CDS encoding transglycosylase domain-containing protein, with protein sequence MSEHRRRSPNSGGGEQPPGPPSGQRPYAYGTPPDGAPSYDTPGRPTPRRAGGQSGSRATAQQPRMTRAEMRKAAQKGGRKGDGGGAGKGPGKGGRGDGAKPPGKKRFIDYPRWGKSGVRRWLPSWKQLLTIFLLFFGGGVAAVGTAYAMTSVPQLKDIAPAQNNIYYWADGSEMTRTGQSNRQIVQIADINKSAQDAVIAAENETFRSDNGIDPKGIARAVYNMASGQATQGGSTITQQYVKNAYLSQDQTVTRKLKEFFITLKLNQQVSKDTILEGYLNTSWFGRNSNGIQAAAHAYYGVEAKDLNPCQSAMLAGLLKGAGYYDPSLSAANHTRMFGTPSDPASGRWEWILSKMVKIKAITQDQMDQCTKAGLPEPIKQQPASNLNGQVGYIVDTVNKYIEGKDPSITEAALGHGGYRIHTTLQKDKVDMLSKAVDEMAQKNLDPAKRPNNDNFVQVGAASVVPGDGALVAIYGGPGIDKGQYSNNADTTGVPVGSTFKPYVLATAMQDGVLTQTGPDGKPMRINEDSRYNADDLSTIRKPDGSLVIDTTTGKPFKQKNDESGPQGYVTLRQAMIQSFNVPFVQLGEDVGGPNVAKLANQMGLSMSAMPTSNQSTAAFAIGTSTPSAIQMASGYSVFAARGQQAPMYPVTKVEFNGKALPSFTKAAPKQVLDQAVADNITSVLQDVVQSGTGTKAKAVGRPVAGKTGTTDKGTSAWFDGYTPQLATAVTMFREDASHPGLLSLIGTGGKSSFYGGDLPTEIWASYMKNAVAGMPVTDFPTPQAVNTEVDSSGAPSTASPSASASASDSASATAAPTTQAPTAAPTTQAPTTKGPGGGPETCLPGVDCTSPPATSTKTPGGGSSTGSSCIPLFDCPSGTPTPTATKTKPGGGGGSSTATPTGAGTAAATP